The Exiguobacterium mexicanum genome includes a window with the following:
- a CDS encoding carbon starvation CstA family protein: MITFFIALAILFVGYKVYGSYVEKTFGIKEERMTPAYASQDGIDYVPMGKKRNSMIQLLNIAGVGPIFGPIMGALYGPVAFLWIVFGSIFAGAVHDYLTGMISLRNNGAHLPQLAEKFLGRSLRHVVNGFALLLLLLVGTVFVTSPSNMINNLFDGNATTLTIVIFAVFAYYILATLLPVDKIIGRIYPFFGALLMISAIGIAVSLFAQGYQIPEMTLTNMHPDGLPIWPLLFFTISCGALSGFHATQSPIISRTTMKESNGREIFYGMMIVEAVIAMIWAAAAMAIFEPGELLGLIQTGTPALVVQEVATLMLGSIGGTLAILGVIVLPITSGDTAFRSARMIIADYMKVAQKKFSSRLWIALPLFAISYVLTNMDFQMLWQYFNWANQTTAVIALFVGAMYLYIKGRNHYIALIPGTFMLYAVWFYILTAPIGFKMDGVIPYVIATIGTITLLVLFHIRAKAMRAQNMECDVPVKEVA, encoded by the coding sequence ATGATTACATTCTTTATCGCCTTGGCGATTCTATTCGTCGGGTACAAAGTGTACGGCAGCTACGTCGAGAAGACGTTCGGCATCAAGGAAGAGCGGATGACACCTGCCTACGCGTCACAGGACGGCATCGACTACGTGCCGATGGGGAAAAAACGGAACTCGATGATTCAACTGTTGAACATCGCCGGAGTCGGCCCGATTTTTGGTCCAATCATGGGGGCGCTCTACGGACCGGTCGCGTTCCTGTGGATCGTCTTCGGATCGATTTTCGCTGGAGCGGTACACGACTATTTGACGGGCATGATCTCACTTCGGAACAACGGGGCGCACTTGCCGCAGCTCGCCGAGAAGTTCCTCGGCCGCTCGCTCCGCCACGTCGTCAACGGGTTCGCCCTGCTTCTCTTGCTTTTGGTCGGGACGGTGTTCGTCACGTCGCCGAGTAACATGATCAACAACTTGTTCGACGGCAACGCGACGACGCTCACGATCGTCATCTTCGCCGTGTTCGCCTACTACATCTTGGCGACATTGCTCCCGGTCGATAAGATCATCGGGCGCATCTACCCGTTCTTCGGGGCGCTCCTCATGATCAGCGCCATCGGGATCGCCGTCAGCCTGTTCGCGCAAGGCTACCAGATTCCTGAGATGACACTCACGAACATGCATCCGGACGGCTTGCCGATTTGGCCGCTCCTCTTCTTCACGATCTCGTGTGGGGCGCTCTCAGGTTTCCACGCCACGCAGTCGCCGATCATCTCGCGGACGACGATGAAAGAGAGCAACGGCCGTGAAATCTTCTACGGCATGATGATCGTCGAAGCGGTCATCGCCATGATTTGGGCCGCGGCAGCCATGGCCATCTTTGAGCCAGGCGAATTGCTCGGGTTGATTCAAACAGGTACACCGGCACTTGTCGTCCAAGAAGTGGCGACACTCATGCTCGGCAGCATCGGCGGCACGCTCGCCATCCTCGGTGTCATCGTCTTGCCGATCACATCGGGCGACACGGCGTTCCGTAGCGCTCGGATGATCATCGCCGACTATATGAAAGTCGCGCAGAAGAAGTTCTCGTCACGCCTGTGGATCGCGCTCCCGCTCTTCGCGATCTCATACGTGCTCACGAACATGGACTTCCAGATGCTCTGGCAATACTTCAACTGGGCCAACCAGACGACGGCGGTCATCGCCTTGTTCGTCGGGGCGATGTACCTTTACATCAAAGGGCGCAACCATTACATCGCGCTCATCCCGGGGACGTTCATGTTGTACGCCGTCTGGTTCTACATTTTGACGGCACCGATCGGCTTCAAGATGGATGGGGTCATCCCGTACGTCATCGCCACGATCGGGACGATCACGCTGCTCGTCTTGTTCCACATACGCGCCAAAGCGATGCGGGCACAAAATATGGAATGTGACGTTCCAGTGAAGGAAGTCGCATAA
- the trhA gene encoding PAQR family membrane homeostasis protein TrhA yields MDQEKLKDMLHADTLGEEIASAITHGLGVIFSIVALVLLVMTATETGSTGNVIAVSVFGVSMILLYLFSTLMHAIPHPRAKRVLQVFDHAGIYLLIAGSYTPFALVSLKGTLGWTLFGIVWGVAVLGVVWKLFSTGKYMWVSNVTYLGLGWICLIAIRPLYESLGHNGFMLLLAGGIAYSVGIVFYMWQKLPFNHAIWHMFVLAGSVLVFLSILLYVAPNTSL; encoded by the coding sequence ATGGATCAAGAGAAGCTAAAAGACATGCTCCATGCCGACACGCTCGGGGAAGAGATTGCGAGCGCCATCACCCATGGCCTCGGGGTTATCTTCAGCATCGTCGCGCTCGTACTGCTTGTCATGACGGCAACGGAGACGGGAAGCACAGGTAACGTCATCGCCGTGAGCGTGTTCGGGGTATCGATGATTTTACTGTACCTGTTCTCGACACTCATGCATGCGATTCCGCATCCCCGGGCGAAACGCGTGCTCCAAGTGTTCGACCATGCGGGGATTTACTTACTCATTGCGGGAAGTTATACGCCGTTCGCGCTCGTGTCGCTCAAAGGGACGCTCGGTTGGACGTTGTTCGGCATCGTCTGGGGCGTCGCCGTGCTTGGTGTCGTCTGGAAACTGTTCTCGACCGGGAAATACATGTGGGTATCGAACGTGACGTATCTCGGCCTCGGCTGGATTTGTCTCATCGCCATCCGTCCGCTGTACGAGTCGCTCGGTCATAACGGGTTCATGTTGCTCCTCGCCGGGGGGATCGCCTATTCGGTCGGGATCGTCTTTTACATGTGGCAGAAACTGCCGTTCAACCACGCGATCTGGCATATGTTCGTCCTCGCTGGAAGTGTGCTCGTTTTCCTCAGTATTTTGCTCTATGTGGCACCAAATACAAGCCTGTAA
- a CDS encoding proline dehydrogenase family protein, protein MEKVLRDGFIYMSQNKTLNSLAKKYGLRFGASRFVAGEDFKTSVPTIRELNAKGLSVTVDHLGEFITTVAEANENRDEIIRAIEIMAEEKLDAYMSLKLTSLGFDISDELIEDNMRQILTTAKEVGVFVAIDMEDEARCEKTLDLFKKLKADFEGLGTVIQSYLYRSEDDINHLAPLKPNLRIVKGAYKEPATVAFPEKEDVDHNYLKLVKLHLANGNYASIATHDDHMIDAVIEHVKLNNIPLDQFEFQMLYGIRVERQLELVRQGYKVRVYVPYGRDWYGYFMRRLAERPANVAFVLKGMVKK, encoded by the coding sequence ATGGAAAAAGTGTTGCGCGATGGATTTATCTACATGTCTCAAAACAAAACACTCAACAGTTTGGCTAAAAAATACGGGCTTCGATTCGGGGCTTCGCGCTTTGTGGCGGGGGAAGATTTCAAGACGTCGGTGCCGACGATTCGTGAGTTAAACGCGAAAGGATTATCGGTCACGGTCGACCACTTAGGGGAATTCATCACGACGGTCGCAGAAGCGAACGAAAACCGGGATGAAATCATTCGTGCCATCGAAATCATGGCGGAAGAGAAGCTTGACGCGTACATGTCGCTCAAGCTGACGTCGCTCGGATTCGATATCTCGGACGAGTTGATCGAAGACAACATGCGTCAAATCTTGACGACGGCGAAAGAAGTCGGTGTGTTCGTCGCCATCGATATGGAAGACGAGGCACGTTGCGAGAAGACGCTCGACTTGTTCAAGAAATTGAAAGCGGACTTTGAGGGCCTGGGGACGGTCATCCAGTCATACTTGTACCGCTCGGAAGATGACATCAATCATCTCGCGCCGCTCAAGCCGAACCTTCGTATCGTCAAAGGGGCTTATAAGGAACCGGCGACGGTCGCTTTCCCGGAGAAAGAAGACGTCGACCACAACTACTTGAAGCTCGTCAAACTCCATCTGGCGAACGGGAACTACGCCTCTATCGCAACACATGACGACCATATGATTGATGCGGTCATCGAACATGTGAAACTGAACAACATCCCACTCGACCAGTTCGAGTTCCAAATGCTGTACGGCATCCGGGTCGAGCGTCAACTCGAGCTCGTCCGTCAAGGCTACAAAGTCCGCGTCTACGTGCCATACGGCCGTGACTGGTACGGCTACTTCATGCGCCGCCTCGCAGAACGTCCGGCGAACGTCGCGTTCGTCTTAAAAGGAATGGTCAAGAAATGA
- a CDS encoding SDR family oxidoreductase produces the protein MSDNRLNTMGNRQDFESFKKDGQEQAHQPGIDSKMEPYPIYERKGYKGSDKLKDKVAIITGGDSGIGKSVAIFFAHEGANTVIVYKDQNELEDAEATKERIEELGQACLLLQGDLGDSAFCQDVVKQTLETFGHLDILVNNAAEQHPQESLLDISDEQLEQTFRTNIFSMFYLTKAALPYLNEGASIINTTSITAYEGNDQLIDYASTKGAITAFTRSLAKNLVEKKIRVNGVAPGPIWTPLIPATFSAEKVASFGDSAEMKRPGQPAELAPAYVYLASDDSTYVSGQVIHVNGGTVVNG, from the coding sequence ATGAGTGATAATCGTTTAAACACAATGGGGAACCGACAGGATTTTGAATCGTTCAAGAAAGACGGCCAAGAACAAGCCCATCAACCGGGAATCGATTCGAAGATGGAGCCGTACCCGATCTATGAACGTAAAGGATATAAAGGAAGCGATAAACTGAAAGATAAAGTCGCCATCATCACGGGCGGCGACTCGGGGATCGGGAAATCGGTCGCCATCTTCTTCGCCCACGAAGGCGCGAATACGGTCATCGTCTATAAAGACCAAAACGAGCTCGAGGACGCCGAGGCGACGAAAGAACGCATCGAAGAACTCGGTCAAGCTTGTCTATTGCTGCAAGGTGACCTCGGCGACTCGGCTTTCTGCCAAGACGTCGTCAAACAGACCCTCGAGACGTTCGGCCATTTGGACATCCTCGTCAATAACGCAGCCGAGCAACATCCGCAGGAGTCGCTCCTCGATATCTCGGATGAGCAACTCGAGCAGACGTTCCGGACGAACATCTTCAGCATGTTCTATTTGACGAAAGCCGCCCTCCCGTACTTGAACGAAGGCGCAAGCATCATCAACACGACGTCGATCACAGCGTACGAAGGTAACGATCAATTGATCGACTACGCATCGACGAAAGGTGCGATCACGGCGTTCACGCGTTCGCTCGCCAAGAACTTGGTCGAGAAGAAGATTCGCGTCAATGGTGTCGCACCAGGTCCGATTTGGACACCGCTCATCCCGGCGACGTTCTCAGCGGAAAAAGTCGCCTCGTTCGGTGACTCGGCTGAGATGAAACGTCCGGGCCAGCCGGCGGAACTCGCCCCGGCCTATGTCTATCTCGCAAGTGACGATTCGACATACGTCAGCGGGCAAGTCATCCACGTCAACGGTGGGACGGTCGTAAACGGATAA
- a CDS encoding 3-hydroxyacyl-CoA dehydrogenase/enoyl-CoA hydratase family protein, protein MTSHIEQSADLRLTSNIRFAVVIGSGVMGAGIAAHLANAGIRSLMLDIVPRELTAKEEAKGLTLESPQVRNRIASENRQKLLKQNPAPLATAEHLNFIDVGNLEDDLERLKEADWVIEVVVERLDVKQQLFEKIAPYIREDAILSSNTSGISIEAMASVLPEGLKARFLGTHFFNPPRYLKLLELIPTEKTARLVIDFMARFAEDRLGKGVVEAKDTPNFIGNRIGTYGLLVTFEEMLKQNASIGEMDSITGPLIGRPKSATFRTLDVVGIDTFVHVAGNVYETLDAGEEKDTFDVPAEMKTLVEKGWIGQKAGQGFYKKDGKVIQELNLETFEYEQLKAITGPELDQIKSLPGSKAKLKGAILNKGRVGQLLWPVTAKTLVYSARLTGEISDSIVAIDDAMKWGFGWKFGPFETWDALGVEKSVARMKAEGYDVPAWIDEMLAAGHTTFYKGDQYYDQASQTYVEKTVNPKEVKLAPLAKSNGIVLENGGARLIDIGDDVVALEFTSPNNAIGVDIMQMIEQSIDLVETDFKGLVLANDGKNFCVGANLAMMLMEAEDENWYELDWIINKFQQVVQKIRYAGRPVVVAPYGMTLGGGTEISLPAARMQAALETYMGLVEVGVGLIPGGGGNVNTYRRLLEQTPKSMQNIEKAAQQTFENIAMAKVSKSAYDAKALGYHRPVDGISMNRDHLTFDAKQTVLGLADGYTAPVREKLPVVGQTGKATLELAAYEMFYGGYISEHDLKIAKKLAHVISGGDLAYGTMVDEQYFLDIEREAFLSLIGEPKSQQRMQHMLVKGKPLRN, encoded by the coding sequence ATGACGAGTCACATCGAACAATCAGCCGACCTCCGTTTGACGAGCAACATTCGTTTTGCGGTCGTCATCGGTTCAGGAGTAATGGGGGCGGGGATTGCGGCTCACTTGGCGAACGCGGGGATTCGTTCGCTCATGCTCGACATCGTACCACGTGAATTGACGGCGAAAGAAGAAGCGAAAGGGCTCACGCTCGAGTCGCCACAAGTACGGAACCGCATCGCTTCTGAGAACCGTCAAAAGCTATTGAAACAAAACCCGGCACCACTCGCGACAGCGGAGCACTTGAACTTCATCGACGTGGGGAACTTAGAAGATGATCTCGAACGCTTGAAGGAAGCGGACTGGGTCATCGAAGTCGTCGTCGAACGGCTCGATGTGAAGCAGCAACTGTTCGAAAAAATCGCACCTTACATCCGTGAAGACGCGATTCTCAGCTCGAACACGTCGGGTATCTCGATCGAGGCGATGGCGAGCGTATTGCCGGAAGGCTTGAAGGCACGTTTCCTCGGGACACACTTCTTCAACCCGCCGCGCTATTTGAAACTGCTCGAACTTATCCCGACGGAGAAGACGGCACGCCTGGTCATCGATTTCATGGCCCGCTTTGCTGAGGACCGTCTCGGGAAAGGCGTCGTCGAAGCGAAAGACACACCGAACTTCATCGGCAACCGCATCGGCACGTATGGCCTCCTCGTCACGTTCGAAGAGATGCTCAAGCAGAACGCCTCGATCGGCGAGATGGACTCGATCACAGGACCGCTCATCGGCCGGCCAAAATCGGCGACATTCCGCACGCTCGACGTCGTCGGCATCGACACGTTCGTCCACGTCGCCGGAAACGTCTATGAGACGCTCGACGCCGGTGAAGAGAAGGATACGTTCGACGTCCCTGCTGAAATGAAGACGCTCGTCGAGAAGGGATGGATCGGTCAAAAGGCCGGACAAGGTTTCTATAAGAAAGACGGAAAAGTCATCCAGGAACTGAATCTCGAGACGTTCGAATACGAACAATTGAAAGCGATTACAGGACCGGAGCTCGACCAAATCAAATCGCTCCCAGGCTCAAAAGCGAAGCTGAAAGGTGCCATCTTGAACAAGGGACGCGTCGGACAATTGCTCTGGCCGGTCACGGCGAAGACGCTCGTCTACTCGGCTCGTCTCACAGGCGAGATCAGTGATTCGATCGTCGCCATCGATGACGCGATGAAGTGGGGCTTCGGCTGGAAGTTCGGACCGTTCGAGACATGGGACGCACTCGGTGTCGAGAAATCGGTCGCCCGCATGAAAGCGGAAGGCTATGACGTCCCGGCGTGGATCGATGAGATGCTCGCTGCCGGACACACAACGTTCTATAAGGGAGACCAGTATTACGACCAAGCGTCACAGACGTACGTTGAGAAGACCGTCAACCCGAAAGAAGTGAAACTCGCCCCGCTCGCCAAGTCGAACGGGATCGTGCTCGAGAACGGTGGGGCCCGCCTCATCGATATCGGAGACGACGTCGTCGCCCTCGAGTTCACGTCACCGAACAATGCGATCGGTGTCGACATCATGCAGATGATCGAACAATCGATCGACCTCGTCGAGACGGATTTCAAAGGACTCGTCCTCGCCAACGACGGTAAGAACTTCTGCGTCGGTGCCAACCTCGCGATGATGCTCATGGAAGCGGAAGACGAGAACTGGTACGAGCTCGATTGGATCATCAACAAGTTCCAACAAGTCGTCCAGAAGATTCGCTACGCGGGTCGCCCGGTCGTCGTCGCACCTTACGGCATGACGCTCGGTGGCGGGACAGAAATCAGCTTGCCGGCCGCACGCATGCAGGCGGCGCTCGAGACGTATATGGGTCTCGTCGAAGTCGGCGTCGGCCTCATCCCAGGTGGGGGCGGAAACGTCAACACGTATCGTCGCCTCCTCGAACAGACACCGAAGTCGATGCAAAACATCGAGAAAGCGGCGCAACAGACGTTTGAGAATATCGCCATGGCGAAAGTATCGAAGTCGGCCTATGACGCGAAAGCGCTCGGCTATCACCGTCCGGTCGACGGCATCTCGATGAACCGCGACCACTTGACGTTCGACGCGAAACAGACGGTGCTCGGTCTCGCTGACGGCTACACGGCACCGGTTCGTGAGAAGTTGCCGGTCGTCGGTCAAACGGGGAAAGCGACACTCGAACTTGCGGCATACGAGATGTTCTACGGTGGCTATATCTCTGAACACGATTTGAAGATCGCGAAAAAACTTGCCCACGTCATCAGCGGCGGCGATTTGGCATACGGCACGATGGTCGACGAGCAGTACTTCCTCGACATCGAGCGCGAGGCGTTCCTAAGCCTCATCGGGGAACCGAAATCGCAGCAACGGATGCAACATATGCTCGTCAAAGGCAAGCCACTTCGGAACTGA
- a CDS encoding acetyl-CoA C-acetyltransferase, protein MREAVIVAGARTPVGKAKRGSFRNVRSDELAGHAIKATHERSGYTGPIDDVIMGCAMPEAEQGMNIARYAAVRGGLSHEVPAITINRYCSSGLQAIADAAAKIMIGQATAVIAGGMESMSLVPMGGHVIRPNPTIMETAPEYYMSMGHTAERVAAEYNISREDQDLFAIDSHQKAAAAIAGGKFEEEIVPVTVVEHVLGEDGKVAERELVVKHDEGVRADSTLEALGKLRPAFKIKGSVTAGNASQVSDGAAAVLVMEREEAERQGLKPMAKFLSFAVGGVRPEVMGIGPVVAIPKALEMAGVKLEEVGLFELNEAFASQSLGVIRELGIDPSKVNVNGGAIALGHPLGCTGAKLAVSILHEMKRRNEKYGVVTMCIGGGMGAAGVFELL, encoded by the coding sequence ATGAGAGAAGCAGTCATCGTGGCCGGCGCACGGACGCCGGTCGGAAAAGCAAAACGCGGTTCGTTCCGAAACGTTCGCTCGGACGAACTCGCGGGTCACGCGATTAAAGCGACGCACGAGCGGTCTGGCTACACGGGACCAATTGACGACGTCATCATGGGGTGCGCCATGCCGGAAGCGGAACAAGGGATGAACATCGCCCGTTACGCGGCCGTACGAGGTGGCTTGTCGCACGAAGTACCAGCCATCACGATCAACCGATATTGCTCGTCCGGCCTTCAAGCGATCGCCGACGCGGCAGCGAAAATCATGATCGGTCAAGCGACGGCGGTCATCGCCGGCGGTATGGAATCGATGAGCCTTGTCCCAATGGGCGGCCACGTCATCCGTCCGAACCCGACGATCATGGAGACGGCTCCGGAATACTATATGAGCATGGGTCACACGGCAGAACGTGTCGCGGCTGAATATAACATCTCGCGCGAAGACCAAGACCTGTTCGCCATCGATAGCCACCAAAAAGCGGCGGCAGCGATTGCGGGCGGCAAGTTCGAAGAAGAGATCGTCCCGGTCACGGTCGTCGAGCACGTGCTCGGCGAAGACGGGAAAGTCGCGGAACGTGAACTCGTCGTCAAACATGACGAAGGCGTCCGTGCCGACTCGACGCTCGAGGCGCTCGGTAAACTGCGCCCGGCTTTCAAAATCAAAGGCTCGGTGACGGCGGGGAACGCGTCACAAGTGTCCGATGGCGCGGCAGCCGTGCTCGTCATGGAGCGCGAAGAAGCCGAACGTCAAGGCTTGAAACCGATGGCAAAATTCCTTTCGTTCGCGGTCGGCGGTGTCCGTCCGGAAGTGATGGGAATCGGCCCGGTCGTCGCCATCCCGAAAGCACTCGAGATGGCCGGCGTGAAGTTGGAAGAAGTCGGATTGTTCGAACTGAACGAGGCGTTCGCGAGCCAATCGCTCGGCGTCATCCGTGAACTCGGCATCGACCCGTCGAAAGTGAACGTCAACGGCGGCGCGATCGCCCTCGGGCATCCGCTCGGTTGCACGGGCGCGAAACTCGCGGTCTCGATCTTGCATGAGATGAAACGACGCAATGAAAAGTATGGGGTTGTGACGATGTGCATCGGTGGCGGTATGGGTGCTGCTGGCGTCTTCGAATTACTATAA
- a CDS encoding acyl-CoA dehydrogenase family protein translates to MERTEHELIKGGSFVIDALDADRLFTPEDFSDEHKMIGDTTASFVDDRVMPVLGRIEKHEFDLSVELLKEAGELGLLGADVPEEYGGYQLDKISSSIITERFAKARSFALSYGAHVGIGTLPIVFFGTEEQKHKYLPKLATGEWIAAYALTEPGSGSDALGAKATAVLNEAGTHYVLNGEKQWITNAGFANVFVVYAKIDGDKFSAFIVERDFNGVSTGAEEQKMGIKGSSTRTLILEDVEVPVDNLLGEIGKGHVIAFNILNVGRYKLAVGAVGSSKRAFDLSVQYANERKQFKTPISQFPLIQEKLATMAANIYAMESSVYRTGGLFQDSLDALGDDNMRDGSKVAQAIAEYAIECSLNKVFASETFDYVVDEAVQIHGGYGFMTEYEVENLYRDSRINRIFEGTNEINRLIVPGTLLKKAMKGDLPLLAEAQKLQKELMSYMPQELDGSPLAREKMLLSNMKKINLMIAGTAVQKYQQDLQNEQEILAKIADIISAIYALEAAIARTDKAIARTGVEKNGQKVRYTEIFAEQVFKQVELMAKEVLYAAASGDEQRMLLSAMKKFSRYQPINVIGTKREVAASLIKANKFIV, encoded by the coding sequence ATGGAACGTACAGAACATGAATTGATTAAAGGCGGTAGCTTCGTCATCGACGCACTCGACGCGGATCGTTTGTTCACACCGGAAGACTTCTCGGACGAGCACAAGATGATTGGCGACACGACGGCGAGCTTCGTCGACGACCGTGTCATGCCAGTCCTTGGACGCATCGAGAAACATGAGTTCGATCTCTCGGTCGAACTGTTGAAAGAAGCGGGCGAGCTCGGCCTCCTCGGCGCGGACGTGCCAGAAGAGTACGGCGGTTATCAGCTTGATAAGATCTCGTCATCGATCATCACGGAGCGGTTCGCCAAGGCACGTTCATTCGCCCTCAGCTACGGCGCCCACGTTGGGATCGGGACACTCCCAATCGTCTTCTTCGGAACGGAAGAGCAAAAGCATAAGTACTTGCCGAAGCTCGCGACCGGCGAATGGATCGCGGCGTACGCCCTCACAGAGCCAGGCTCAGGCTCGGACGCGCTCGGTGCGAAAGCGACGGCCGTCTTGAACGAAGCCGGCACGCACTACGTGTTGAACGGCGAGAAGCAATGGATCACGAACGCCGGTTTCGCGAACGTGTTCGTCGTCTACGCGAAAATCGACGGTGACAAGTTCAGCGCCTTCATCGTCGAGCGTGACTTCAACGGGGTCTCGACAGGGGCCGAAGAACAGAAGATGGGCATCAAAGGCTCATCGACACGGACGCTCATCTTAGAAGACGTCGAAGTCCCAGTCGACAACCTCCTCGGAGAAATCGGCAAAGGGCACGTCATTGCCTTCAACATCTTGAACGTCGGTCGTTACAAACTTGCGGTCGGTGCGGTCGGCTCGTCGAAACGTGCGTTCGATCTCTCGGTCCAGTACGCGAACGAACGTAAACAGTTCAAGACGCCGATCAGCCAGTTCCCGCTCATCCAAGAAAAACTCGCGACGATGGCCGCGAACATCTATGCGATGGAGAGCTCGGTTTACCGGACGGGCGGTCTGTTCCAAGACAGCCTCGACGCCCTCGGCGACGACAACATGCGTGACGGTTCAAAAGTCGCCCAAGCGATCGCTGAATATGCGATTGAATGTTCATTGAACAAGGTGTTCGCCTCGGAGACGTTCGACTACGTCGTCGACGAAGCGGTCCAAATCCACGGCGGCTACGGCTTCATGACCGAATATGAAGTCGAGAACTTGTATCGTGACTCACGCATCAACCGCATCTTTGAAGGAACAAACGAGATCAACCGCTTGATCGTGCCGGGCACGCTCCTCAAGAAAGCGATGAAAGGCGACTTGCCACTCCTCGCCGAGGCACAGAAACTCCAAAAAGAGCTCATGAGCTACATGCCGCAAGAGCTCGACGGCTCACCGCTCGCACGCGAGAAGATGCTTCTGTCGAACATGAAGAAAATCAACTTGATGATCGCCGGAACGGCCGTCCAGAAATATCAGCAAGACCTTCAGAACGAGCAAGAGATTCTCGCGAAGATCGCCGACATCATCAGCGCCATCTACGCGCTTGAAGCGGCCATCGCGCGGACGGATAAAGCCATCGCCCGCACAGGCGTTGAGAAGAACGGACAGAAAGTCCGCTATACCGAAATCTTCGCCGAGCAAGTGTTCAAGCAAGTCGAACTCATGGCGAAAGAAGTCTTGTACGCGGCCGCATCGGGCGACGAGCAGCGCATGCTCTTGTCGGCGATGAAGAAGTTCAGCCGTTATCAGCCAATCAACGTCATCGGCACGAAACGCGAAGTCGCAGCGAGTCTCATCAAAGCGAACAAGTTTATCGTGTAA